The DNA window GTATGGTTCCACGTTCAAAACGAAATCGGTAGGTTGGTCCTTGCCCTCCGCATCCTTGGTGAAACGCCACTCGTAGAAAAGACCCGATTTCAACCCAGTCCTTTTGAtggtcttcaaaaactgcttTGGGATGATAGCGTCGGTGTCGACATTGGCCTTGTCCAATGGAGCAGCAATACCTTCCAGGGTTAGGAATGGATCCATACCGGCATTGCCCTTGGCAGGAGATGACGAAGGCGCGGATGCAGATTTGGCTGTAGGTTTAGCTGCGGCAGATTTACCGGCGGATGAAAGGGCCTTCGCGGCTGGGTTATTGTCAACAGACCCACTTTGCACTAGAAGCTCGTCTGAAGAAATCGTTATCTTTGCTTCGTCGCTGTTCTTGTACTGGTGCTTTCTGATGTCAATGAAATGACCATGGATACCGGCGGCAGCAGCCATAGCGGGCGACATCAAGTGCGTTCTGGAGAGAGCACCTTGACGACCCTCGAAGTTTCTGTTAGAGGTAGACGCACAACGCTCGTATGGGTCCAAAATATCTGGGTTCATACCTAAACACATGGAACAACCAGCTTCTCTCCAAGAGAAGCCAGCAGCCTCGAATATTTTGTCCAAACCTTCTCTTTCAGCCTGTTTCTTAACCAGACCGGAACCTGGGACAACCAGTGCCAGTTTAACGTTGTCCGCCAAGTGATAGCCCTTCACCACAGCAGCGGCATTCCTCAAATCTTCGATACGCCCGTTTGTACAGGACCCAATGAACACTTTGTCGATCTTGACAGATTCTAGTGGAGTGTTTGGCTCCAAACCAATATATTGTAACGCTCTCTCCATACCAGACTTTCTGATTGGGTCAGAAACCTTGGAGGGATCTGGGGTGCACGCATCGATTGGAAGAGCATCCTGAGGCGAGGTACCCCATGTAATTGTAGGAATGATATCCTTGGCCTCGATGGTGACAATTTCGTCAAAGTGGGCGCCGACAtcactgttcaaagtcttcCAGTAAGCGACGGCTTTTTCCCATTCGGCACCAGTAGGGCTTAGTGGTCTACCCTTTACATATTCAAATGTGGTTTCGTCTGGCTTGATCATACCGGCTCTGGCACCAGCTTCGATAGACATGTTACACATGGACATACGAGCTTCCATGGACAAAGCTTCGATCGCCTCACCAGCGAATTCCATGACTGAACCAGTACCACCGGCGGTACCAATTTTACCGATAATGTGCAGGATCAAATCTTTGGAGGTTACACCAGGGGATAATTTCCCATTGACCTGGATCAGCATGTTCTTAGATTTGCTTTGGATAATAGTTTGAGTAGCCAAGACATGCTCGACCTCCGAAGTACCAATACCAAAAGCCAAAGCACCAAAGGCACCGTGTGTTGAGGTGTGCGAGTCACCGCAAACAACGGTAGTACCGGGTAGCGTAAAACCTTGCTCTGGCCCAATCGTGTGCACAATACCTTGTCTGTCAGAGGTCATACCGAAGTATGGCACACCAAAGTCTTGGACATTCTTCTCTAAAGTCTTGACTTGTAGACGAGAATCGGCTTGTTTAATGAAAGTGTCTAGAGACTTGAAGTCCTTTCTGGATTCTGTGGGGATGTTGTGGTCAACCGTGGCCAAGGTACAATCAGGTCTTCTAACTGGTCTACCAGCATTCGACAAACCCTCAAACGCTTGTGGGGATGTGACTTCATGGACTAGATGCCTGTCAATGTACAATAAACAGGAACCGCTTTCATCCCGGTGGACAACGTGGTTCTCGAAAACTTTGTCGTATAGTGTTTTAGGACCAGCAGTCATCTTTTCACTATTTCGAGATATACTGAGTTACCTAATATGAGCGTAGCATTAGAAATGGAAAGCCAACGAAAAGAACCTTGATAACATCTAATCCAGTACACTATAGTGGCCACTTAAATATGAACATCGGTCGCCATGATATGGGACGGCGGACTGCGACTCATAACTTGTACCTCCGGTTGCGGATGAAAATACCGGCCCGGTATCGGCTTCGCTGGAAAAAAGAATTAATTGAAGAAGCCGTTGACCGAAACGCCTGAAAGGAGGAGAGCCTATAATGCTGGACCGGGAGGTCCTTGCGGAGCTAGCGTCTGATTGTCCTCAACTAGAACTATCAGAGATGCAATTTCTACCGGGGAAGAATAATCGTATTACTTTAGGTTGTAGGATGACTAATACAATATCGGGGTTGAACCTGTCTGCCACGCCGGACCGCTCCACCAGCTCGCTGTCAACTTCAAAAGGAAACGGACACGCTTCGATCGTTACACTTTTAACATACACCAGCGTTGCACGCGTGACAAATTTGTGTTTAGGAAACTACTTTAAACTGAACTGTAGATGAACCCTTCATGCCCTTAATTATGTATGACGTTTTTTCTTCACATTATGTAACAGGAGATAATTAGGAAACAGACaagagtgaaaaaaaaagaggacTATCAAGTACTTTCCTAAAAAGTGAGATGCCCTTACTTCATCCTCAAAGCAATCAATCAAGTGATTACATACCATGCCGGAGGTGAAAGGGATTGTTTCAAATACGCTAACATTTGCT is part of the Huiozyma naganishii CBS 8797 chromosome 4, complete genome genome and encodes:
- the LEU1 gene encoding 3-isopropylmalate dehydratase LEU1 (similar to Saccharomyces cerevisiae LEU1 (YGL009C); ancestral locus Anc_4.107) gives rise to the protein MTAGPKTLYDKVFENHVVHRDESGSCLLYIDRHLVHEVTSPQAFEGLSNAGRPVRRPDCTLATVDHNIPTESRKDFKSLDTFIKQADSRLQVKTLEKNVQDFGVPYFGMTSDRQGIVHTIGPEQGFTLPGTTVVCGDSHTSTHGAFGALAFGIGTSEVEHVLATQTIIQSKSKNMLIQVNGKLSPGVTSKDLILHIIGKIGTAGGTGSVMEFAGEAIEALSMEARMSMCNMSIEAGARAGMIKPDETTFEYVKGRPLSPTGAEWEKAVAYWKTLNSDVGAHFDEIVTIEAKDIIPTITWGTSPQDALPIDACTPDPSKVSDPIRKSGMERALQYIGLEPNTPLESVKIDKVFIGSCTNGRIEDLRNAAAVVKGYHLADNVKLALVVPGSGLVKKQAEREGLDKIFEAAGFSWREAGCSMCLGMNPDILDPYERCASTSNRNFEGRQGALSRTHLMSPAMAAAAGIHGHFIDIRKHQYKNSDEAKITISSDELLVQSGSVDNNPAAKALSSAGKSAAAKPTAKSASAPSSSPAKGNAGMDPFLTLEGIAAPLDKANVDTDAIIPKQFLKTIKRTGLKSGLFYEWRFTKDAEGKDQPTDFVLNVEPYTSAEILVVTGDNFGCGSSREHAPWALKDFGIKSIIAPSFGDIFYNNSFKNGILPIRVNQQVILEKLIPISDKGGKLVVDLPNQQIRDHEGNVLVEHFDVEPFRKHCLVNGLDDIGITMQKEQFIKEYETLRRDAYSFFEGGSALLKFDTVPVQKPVSTADVMHQDW